The following coding sequences lie in one Miscanthus floridulus cultivar M001 chromosome 9, ASM1932011v1, whole genome shotgun sequence genomic window:
- the LOC136479581 gene encoding protein FAR1-RELATED SEQUENCE 5-like gives MAKPNKENVNPAWLPWIGQKFRNLEDAWSFWIDYGGHAGFEVRKRYTNVGTDGKATSCRYVCAKEGRRAQDKRDHATKNPRAETRTCCPVRMGLTLDRVAGNYEVFDLLLAHNHVLHLPQTVHLMTSQRKISEVQAFEIEAAGDSGIRPKAAHELACRQVGAPINLSYTCRDHKNYLQSRRQRELAYGQAGSMLKYFQDKIADNPSFHYALQLDNEEQITNIFWADAKMIIDYARFGDVVTFDTTFGTNKEYRPFGVFVGFNQFRETIVFGAAILFDETCASFTWLFKAFLAAHNGKEPRTIFTDQDAAMGNAIREVFVDAWHGSCTFHIMQNAVKHLSNNKNDENEESHILLDFSACMYNIEDKEAFEEAFDSMRNKVDKNKSSWLDSIYKFKEKWAECYMRDVFTLGMRSTQLSESFNSDLKQHLKSDFDIIRFLKHFERAVQGKRNKELDEEFEARKKLPRIRMKTPMLVQASKLYTPQIFEAFQAEYERSMAACTRPLHENNTYAISIVRSDGDLSSEQERIIVGDPLEQKVSCSYNQFERTGVLCSHGLKVLDLMNIKLLPDHYVLKRWTRGARYETVQDNKGRSIIEDPKLDAMLQYKYMSHKFLNLAYQATSSPECCLLVDDALDCLGKQLQDKISAPTSILSDSYNVQLQPDVQQDEDFLGAACLRKKEVQPKSSKRKRSWLDKTRKYKKKVPNKSNHGENSAAVETQVSMDDASNVFTGYTNLLMGLSNIDDFL, from the exons ATGGCAAAACCAAACAA GGAGAATGTGAATCCTGCTTGGTTACCTTGGATTGGTCAGAAATTCAGGAACTTGGAGGATGCTTGGTCTTTTTGGATTGATTATGGAGGTCATGCAGGTTTTGAGGTCAGGAAGAGGTACACAAATGTTGGTACTGATGGAAAGGCAACATCTTGTAGATATGTGTGTGCTAAGGAAGGTCGAAGAGCACAGGACAAGAGGGATCATGCCACCAAAAATCCTCGAGCTGAAACAAGGACATGTTGTCCAGTTCGGATGGGTCTAACATTAGATCGTGTGGCTGGAAATTATGAAGTATTTGATCTATTGCTTGCACACAATCATGTTCTTCACTTGCCGCAAACCGTTCATTTGATGACATCACAGAGGAAGATTTCAGAAGTACAGGCTTTTGAAATTGAGGCAGCTGGTGATTCTGGAATTAGGCCAAAAGCGGCACATGAGTTGGCTTGTCGCCAAGTTGGAGCACCCATAAATCTCAGCTACACTTGTCGTGATCATAAAAATTACTTGCAGAGTCGGCGTCAAAGGGAGTTGGCTTATGGCCAGGCTGGAAGCATGTTGAAGTATTTTCAAGACAAGATCGCTGACAATCCTTCTTTCCACTATGCTTTGCAATTGGACAATGAAGAACAGATAACCAATATTTTCTGGGCAGATGCAAAGATGATAATTGATTATGCACGCTTTGGAGATGTTGTCACCTTTGACACCACCTTTGGCACAAACAAAGAATATAGGCCGTTTGGTGTTTTTGTTGGATTCAATCAGTTTAGAGAGACCATTGTTTTTGGAGCAGCAATTTTATTTGATGAAACATGTGCTTCTTTCACATGGTTATTTAAGGCCTTTCTAGCTGCACACAATGGAAAGGAACCTAGAACTATATTTACTGACCAAGACGCTGCAATGGGAAATGCAATTCGAGAGGTATTTGTAGATGCATGGCATGGGTCGTGTACTTTTCATATAATGCAGAATGCTGTCAAGCACTTGAGCAACAATAAAAATGATGAAAATGAAGAATCTCATATCCTCTTAGATTTCAGTGCTTGCATGTATAATATTGAGGACAAGGAGGCCTTTGAAGAAGCATTTGACAGCATGAGAAATAAGGTGGATAAGAATAAGTCATCATGGCTGGATAGCATCTACAAGTTTAAGGAGAAATGGGCTGAATGTTACATGAGGGATGTTTTTACATTGGGAATGAGAAGCACACAATTAAGTGAGAGTTTCAATAGTGACTTGAAACAGCATCTGAAATCAGATTTTGACATCATTAGGTTCTTAAAGCACTTTGAAAGGGCAGTGCAAGGAAAAAGAAACAAGGAACTAGATGAAGAATTTGAAGCTAGGAAAAAGCTACCAAGAATAAGAATGAAGACACCTATGTTAGTGCAAGCAAGTAAACTTTACACCCCCCAAATATTTGAAGCATTCCAAGCTGAGTATGAAAGATCCATGGCTGCATGTACTAGACCATTGCATGAAAATAACACATATGCTATTTCTATTGTGAGATCTGATGGTGATTTAAGTTCTGAACAAGAGCGCATAATTGTAggtgatcctttggagcaaaaaGTTTCATGTAGCTATAACCAATTTGAAAGGACAGGTGTACTGTGTAGCCATGGATTGAAAGTTCTTGACTTGATGAATATCAAACTATTGCCTGACCATTATGTGCTGAAGCGTTGGACAAGAGGAGCAAGGTATGAAACTGTACAAGATAATAAAGGAAGGAGCATCATCGAAGATCCAAAATTAGATGCAATGCTTCAATATAAGTATATGTCTCACAAGTTTCTGAATCTGGCATATCAAGCAACAAGCTCTCCAGAGTGTTGCCTATTGGTAGATGATGCACTTGATTGTCTTGGTAAGCAACTACAGGACAAAATTAGTGCACCTACAAGCATTTTGTCTGATTCATATAATGTCCAACTCCAACCTGATGTTCAACAAGATGAAGATTTCCTTGGAGCTGCATGCCTAAGGAAAAAAGAGGTTCAACCAAAAAGTTCAAAGCGGAAACGAAGTTGGCTGGACAAGACACGAAAGTACAAGAAAAAGGTGCCAAATAAATCCAAC CATGGAGAAAATAGTGCAGCCGTAGAAACACAAGTATCAATGGATGATGCTAGCAATGTCTTCACTGGCTACACcaatttgttgatg GGACTTAGTAACATCGATGATTTCCTCTAG